CGCAAATCCTCTGCAAGCAACTCACCTGCATTTAATACTAAAAATTGCTCGCATGCCTTGTTTAATTCCTGCTCTGCTCGCGCCAAAGCATCTAAATGACGGCGACGTGCTGAAAAACGTCCTTCAGCCTGACTATTAAAGCCCATAACAGACTTCAAATGCTGCCTTAACAGTTCTGTACCAGCGCCAGTTTTGGCAGACAAGTTGATCCATGTGACACCATCTGCCTGAAAAAGTTCTGGCTCAAGCCTGGCTTTTGCATCAATTTTATTACGGATAACAGTAACTTCTAAACCCTCTGGCAAGATATCTAACTGACTCGGCCACACGTCGGCAAGTGTTGTTTTCTGGTTATCATTCACATCCACGAGCAAAAGCAGTTGATCTGCCTGACGAATTTCATTTAAAGCTCGCTCCACCCCATGGCGCTCAACCACATCCTCAGTCTGGCGCAAACCCGCAGTATCTATAATATGCAAAGGCATACCATCAATATGAATATACTCGCGAAGCAAGTCACGTGTAGTACCAGCAATTTCAGTGACAATTGCCGACTCTTTGCCAGTTAATGCGTTCAACAAACTCGATTTTCCCGCATTCGGGCGGCCCGCCAAAACAACAGTCATCCCCTCTCGCAGCAAAGCACCCTGACGCGCCTGCGAGCGAATCAGCTCTAACTGTGCGCGAATTTCACCTAACTTTTCCTCAACAACACCATCTGATAAAAAATCCACTTCCTCTTCAGGAAAGTCGATAGCTGCCTCAACATAAGTGCGCAAATAAATCACCTGATCGACCAGCGCATGCACTTGCTTAGAAAACTCCCCCTGCAAAGACCGCAGCGCAGAGCGCGCCGCCTGAGTAGACGATGCATCAATCAAGTCAGCCACTGCCTCAGCCTGTGCTAAGTCTAACTTATCATTTAAAAAGGCACGTTCTGAGAATTCACCAGGTCGCGCCATACGCACGCCCTGAGATAAAATATATTGTAAGAGAACGTCCATTACTACAGGGCCGCCATGCCCCTGAAGCTCCAACACATCTTCACCGGTGAATGAATTCGGCCCCTCAAAATACAAGCCAATACCAAAATCTAAAATCTCACTATTTTCACCCAAGAAAGGCCCATACTGGGCATAACGAACTTTAGGTAGTTTACCTAGCAGCGACCTAGCCAGCTCTTTGACTTTAGGGCCTGAAATACGCAAAATGCCGACGCCGCCACGCCCGGAGGGCGTCGCTTGCGCGGCAATTGTTTCAACAACAGACATGAAAAACTAAGCCTTTTTCTTCTTCTTTTTACCAGAAGATTTATTCGATGCATCCTCTTTATCAACATCGCGCATCATCCACCACTGTTGCACAATCGTCAGCGTATTATTGATGATCCAGTATAAAACCAAACCCGCTGGAAAATGAGCAAATAAGAAAGTGAACACGACAGGCAAAAACATCATGATTTTAGCTTGCGTAGGGTCTGGTGGCGCAGGCGTTAGGCGTTGCTGCACAAACATCGAAATTCCCATCAGTACCGGCAAAATATAGAAAGGGTCTTTAACGGATAAGTCATGAATCCAGAAAATAAACGGCGCATGGCGCAGCTCAACACTTTCCATAATCATCCAGTACAAAGCAATGAAAACTGGGATTTGAATCAGCATGGGTAAACAGCCACCCAACGGATTCACTTTTTTCTCGCGATACAACCCCATCACGGCCTGACCCGCCTTTTGGCGATCATCCTTGTAGCGTTCCTGAATTTTTTTAATTTCAGGCTGCAACTTACGCATTTTCGCCATCGAGCGATAACTTTTTGCCGTTAGCGGGAAGAAAATCAACTTTACAACTACAGTGGTAAAGATAATTGCCAAACCCCAATTACCAAACAGCATAAAGAAATGATCCATCACCCAGAACAACGCGCCTGAGAAGAACCAAAACCAACCATAATCCAAAGTCCGCTGCAGATTAGGCGCAACCGCCTCCAAGCGCTTAGCAACGATAGGCCCAACATACAACTTAGAATTCTGCTCTGTTACTTGACCGGGCTTTAACGTCACTAAAGGCCCTTTAAAACCAATGATGTAGCGATTATCAGCACCGACCGCACTATATAGCGTGCTCTGACCTTTTGCTGGCGGAACCCAAGCACTTAAGAAGTAATGCTGGAGCATGGCCACCCAACCACCTTCTGTTGGCTGGTTAAGGTTTTGCTTGCGCATCTCTGAAAATGGGACTTTTTCATAGTTAGAATGCTGGCTAGACACTGCAGCACCGGTATAAGTCGTATAGCTATCAAGCAAGCTTTTCGACTTTACTTGCTCTTTGCGCACTAATTGGGAATACAATTGACCCGACCATAGGGCTGCGCTTTGGTTAGCAAGACGCGTCATCACCTGAACCTGATAACTGCCTCGATTAAACTGGTAAATCTTTTCAACTTCAACACCATTTGCCAAATGACCGACCAAGGTGACTTTTAATGTCTTCTCTCCGGCCGCCAACGTATATTTGTCCGCCTTTGTCTGATAGATAATACTCTGATGTGACTTTTGACCCGTTAACGTCTCTACGCCGCTTTGAGCCACATAATAGTTATTTGCATTATCGTTAAACAGAGTCACTTTATCTTTTGAGTTCAGCGACTTGTCGTAATTTTCTAAGCCCGCTTTTACAATACTACCTCCCGCAGTATCGAGCGTTAAGTGCAATAAATCCGTATCAATTTGTATCAACTTACCTGTTGCAGCCGCTGTTTTTGCAATATGTGGTGTCACTGCCGCCTGCGATGCTTGCGTGGCGGGTTGATCTTGCTTGGTCTTTACTTGTTGAGGTTGAGTCTGTACAGGCTTCGGGCCATACTTTAATTCCCACTGGCTCCACAGTAAAACCAGTATAAAGGCAAGTATGCCTAGCAATGTCCAACGTATACGTTGTGCATTCATTGATTATCTCTCTTTAAGTGTTGACAAATCGCGTTATGCCGAACCTTACGGCGAACAGCAGGGATTAAAAACCACTTATGATACCACAATTACACCTAAGGTATAGCCACCTACCCCATGATGATTAAGACAAGTAAAAAAATGAAGACGAAGTTTATTTAAGTCGAGTCGCCTGAAAACGCTGAAAAAGAAGTTGGGTTGCTAAGTGCAATTCAGATCGAGATAGTTTATCCACTCCAGGGCGAGTTACAACCACACAATCGGTCATCGGCAGCTTATCGGATTGCTGGCGGAACGATTCTCGAACCAAACGTTTAATCAAATTACGCGATACTGCACGACGAGCATGTTTTTTAGAAATTGCCAAACCCAAGCGAGAGGTTGAGTGTTCACGCTGAGAAGTTGAATAGTATAAGGCAAGGCCACGCACAGAAACACGGCGTTGGCATTTAAACACCAACCCAAAGTCTCTCGCATTAACAAGACGTAATGAACGAGAGAACTTTGCTGGCATTACCGAACTTACCAAAAGTTAAGCGCTAAGGCGTGCACGGCCTTTAGCGCGACGTCTTTGAATAATAAGACGACCACTCTTAGTAGCCATACGAGCACGGAAGCCGTGCGTGCGCTTGCGCTTTAATACGCTAGGCTGGAATGTTCTTTTCATTGCGATTACCTCTATTGATCAATAGTGCTTCGTTAAAAGCAAGCGAGGATGTTAATCAATTTAATTGCTAATGTCAATCCGTCTGTGCATAACCTTGTAAGTTATACACAGTCTTCTATACTTTATCCTCACTTTCGACTCGCCATATCTACCTAAACTCTCAAGTAATAGAAGATCCCGATAGCCACTCAGAAAAACTTCTAGACCGCAAAAACCGAAATCAAAATTATCAGTCATCTAGGAATTAACATCAGTTAGGCCTATTTTATAATTAATAAACTAAGAAATAACTGTGTCTAGACTTATAGTTATCTTTTATTAGGAAAGATAATTCTGTAGATATCATCTAAAACACTATATATATCATGAAGTTATATCTATTTAAACCTTGTGGATAAGCTGTATAGTTCTTGTTTAGTAACTTTGAATAAGTTGGATTAATTGTGGATAAAAAAGAGCGCAAACTTACTCACGAGTTAACCACATACTTTTATACAGTTTATCCACAGCTTTCGCTATTTCCTGCTGTTGCCTGTTTGTGTATTATAAGTCGCACGGTCGCTATGTGGATAACTAGTGTGTATAATTTTGTTTTATTCGACATAATTAAGATATAAATATGAATAGTGTTGTTGATACGTCGCTATGGGCGCAGTGTGCGGCTCGTTTAACTGAGGAACTATCATCCTCAGATTATAATATGTGGGTTCGGCCTTTAAAGGCCGATGTGAAGTCAGGCCAAACCCTTGTTTTGGTCGCACCGAACCGATTTGTGATGGACTGGGTGAAGCAGCGTTTTTTGTCTCTGATTCAAGATGTTGTCTATGAAGTGTCGAGTGACCCGGGGTTTAATGTCATTGTTGAGACCGCTGCAAAGCCGACTGGGGTCAATAGACTCACCGTAGCGCAGCCGCAGAAAGTTGAGCCGGAAATAGAAAAAAAGACTGAAAGCCGTTTGCATATTGTGGATAAGTTGGCTAGTAATGCACAGGTTGACCAGAGTTATACACATAAACGAATCGAAATTGAAAAAAAAGTCCCTAATGATACGGCTAATGTAAGCGGTTTAAGTAAAAAAACGGTCGTTGAACATCCTGTTAATAACTTAAATACAGGGTTTACGTTTGAGAGTTTTGTTGAGGGGAAATCAAACCAGCTTGCGCGCGCTGCAGCGACGCAAGTTGCTGAAAACCCTGGGAGTGCCTATAACCCATTATTTTTATATGGTGGAGTAGGTTTAGGTAAAACTCACTTAATGCATGCTGTGGGTAACTTGATTCAGCAACACAACCGTAATGCCAATGTTGTTTATTTGCACTCAGAACGCTTTGTTGGAGATATGGTAAAAGCACTTCAAAATAATGCGATTGATGAATTTAAAAGTTATTACCGCTCTGTTGATGCTTTATTAATTGATGACATCCAATTTTTTGCAGGAAAAGAGCGTTCACAAGAAGAGTTTTTCTATACTTTTAACTCATTGCTTGAGGGGCAACAGCAAATTATTTTAACCTGTGACCGTTATCCTAAAGAGCTGAATGGCTTAGAAGAACGGCTAAAATCACGCTTCGGTTGGGGGTTAACTGTTGCGATCGAGCCTCCAGAGTTAGAGACGCGTGTTGCAATTTTAATGACGAAAGCTGAGCAGGTGAACATTCATTTGCCTGCTGAGGTTGCTTTTTTCATTGCGAAACGTGTTAACTCAAATGTGCGAGAGTTAGAAGGTGCACTGAAGAGAGTGATTGCACACTCTCGCTTTACCGGCCATGACATTACATTGGACTTTGTCCAAGAAGCTTTAAAAGACTTGTTAGCACTGCAAGAAAAGTTAGTGACGATTGAAAATATTCAGAAAACAGTTGCAGATTATTATAAAATTAAAATGGCAGATTTGCTGTCCAAGCGCCGTAGTCGTTCGGTAGCGCGGCCGCGTCAGATTGCGATGACGTTGGCTAAAGAGCTCACTAATCATAGCTTGCCTGAAATTGGTGATCATTTTGGGGGGCGAGACCATACAACAGTATTGCACGCATGTCGAAAAGTGGCTGAATTAAAAGATGATCAGGCCGATATTCGAGAGGATTATGTCAGCTTGTTAAGAATATTATCATCATAAAATATAATGTTACAGGGGATTTTCTAATGAAATTTATTGTGCAACGTGATCGTCTATTAAGACCTTTGCAGATGCTTGCAAGCGTAGTGGAGCGGCGTCATACATTACCGGTATTAAGTCATATTTTATTTAATGTGCAAGAAGACCAGCTGCAATTAACAGCGAGCGATTTAGAGATTGAGTTAATTTCTCGTGTTCACTTAGAATTTGGGAGTGGTCAAGCTGCTGGTCAGTTCACTTTGCCTGCTAAAAAAGTACTAGATATCGTTAAGAACTTGCCTGATGAGGCGATGGTTGAGTTCACTGTTGATGGTGAGCGTGTGAGCTTAAGTGCTGGACGCAGCCGCTTTACTCTATCTTCCTTATCGGCGCATGAGTTCCCATTACTTGATGAGTCGAGTGAGGGGTTAGGTTTATCTTTGGGTCAGGAAAACCTTAAATACCTGTTTGACCGCGTATCTTTTTCAATGGCACAACAAGATGTGCGCCACTATTTAAACGGTATGTTGCTAGAAGTTGAGGGGAATATATTGCGTGCCGTTGCTACCGATGGTCACCGTATTGCCTTAGCCTCTGTGCCAATGAACGTCGAAGTTAAAGAGAAAAAACAGGTCATTTTGCCACGTAAAGGGGTGCAAGAGTTAACGCGTTTGTTAAATCTAGATGCTGATATTGAGTTAACGTTGACTGAAAACCATCTGCGAGTATTTAGTGATGAGTTTACTTTCTCCTCTAAATTGATTGAAGGTAAATTTCCTGATTATCGACGAGTCATTCCAGAAGGGAATGATAAGTTA
This genomic stretch from Piscirickettsia litoralis harbors:
- the mnmE gene encoding tRNA uridine-5-carboxymethylaminomethyl(34) synthesis GTPase MnmE; translation: MSVVETIAAQATPSGRGGVGILRISGPKVKELARSLLGKLPKVRYAQYGPFLGENSEILDFGIGLYFEGPNSFTGEDVLELQGHGGPVVMDVLLQYILSQGVRMARPGEFSERAFLNDKLDLAQAEAVADLIDASSTQAARSALRSLQGEFSKQVHALVDQVIYLRTYVEAAIDFPEEEVDFLSDGVVEEKLGEIRAQLELIRSQARQGALLREGMTVVLAGRPNAGKSSLLNALTGKESAIVTEIAGTTRDLLREYIHIDGMPLHIIDTAGLRQTEDVVERHGVERALNEIRQADQLLLLVDVNDNQKTTLADVWPSQLDILPEGLEVTVIRNKIDAKARLEPELFQADGVTWINLSAKTGAGTELLRQHLKSVMGFNSQAEGRFSARRRHLDALARAEQELNKACEQFLVLNAGELLAEDLRGVQGHLSAITGEFSSDDLLGQIFSSFCIGK
- the yidC gene encoding membrane protein insertase YidC, producing the protein MNAQRIRWTLLGILAFILVLLWSQWELKYGPKPVQTQPQQVKTKQDQPATQASQAAVTPHIAKTAAATGKLIQIDTDLLHLTLDTAGGSIVKAGLENYDKSLNSKDKVTLFNDNANNYYVAQSGVETLTGQKSHQSIIYQTKADKYTLAAGEKTLKVTLVGHLANGVEVEKIYQFNRGSYQVQVMTRLANQSAALWSGQLYSQLVRKEQVKSKSLLDSYTTYTGAAVSSQHSNYEKVPFSEMRKQNLNQPTEGGWVAMLQHYFLSAWVPPAKGQSTLYSAVGADNRYIIGFKGPLVTLKPGQVTEQNSKLYVGPIVAKRLEAVAPNLQRTLDYGWFWFFSGALFWVMDHFFMLFGNWGLAIIFTTVVVKLIFFPLTAKSYRSMAKMRKLQPEIKKIQERYKDDRQKAGQAVMGLYREKKVNPLGGCLPMLIQIPVFIALYWMIMESVELRHAPFIFWIHDLSVKDPFYILPVLMGISMFVQQRLTPAPPDPTQAKIMMFLPVVFTFLFAHFPAGLVLYWIINNTLTIVQQWWMMRDVDKEDASNKSSGKKKKKKA
- the rnpA gene encoding ribonuclease P protein component, which gives rise to MPAKFSRSLRLVNARDFGLVFKCQRRVSVRGLALYYSTSQREHSTSRLGLAISKKHARRAVSRNLIKRLVRESFRQQSDKLPMTDCVVVTRPGVDKLSRSELHLATQLLFQRFQATRLK
- the rpmH gene encoding 50S ribosomal protein L34 codes for the protein MKRTFQPSVLKRKRTHGFRARMATKSGRLIIQRRRAKGRARLSA
- the dnaA gene encoding chromosomal replication initiator protein DnaA; protein product: MNSVVDTSLWAQCAARLTEELSSSDYNMWVRPLKADVKSGQTLVLVAPNRFVMDWVKQRFLSLIQDVVYEVSSDPGFNVIVETAAKPTGVNRLTVAQPQKVEPEIEKKTESRLHIVDKLASNAQVDQSYTHKRIEIEKKVPNDTANVSGLSKKTVVEHPVNNLNTGFTFESFVEGKSNQLARAAATQVAENPGSAYNPLFLYGGVGLGKTHLMHAVGNLIQQHNRNANVVYLHSERFVGDMVKALQNNAIDEFKSYYRSVDALLIDDIQFFAGKERSQEEFFYTFNSLLEGQQQIILTCDRYPKELNGLEERLKSRFGWGLTVAIEPPELETRVAILMTKAEQVNIHLPAEVAFFIAKRVNSNVRELEGALKRVIAHSRFTGHDITLDFVQEALKDLLALQEKLVTIENIQKTVADYYKIKMADLLSKRRSRSVARPRQIAMTLAKELTNHSLPEIGDHFGGRDHTTVLHACRKVAELKDDQADIREDYVSLLRILSS
- the dnaN gene encoding DNA polymerase III subunit beta; protein product: MKFIVQRDRLLRPLQMLASVVERRHTLPVLSHILFNVQEDQLQLTASDLEIELISRVHLEFGSGQAAGQFTLPAKKVLDIVKNLPDEAMVEFTVDGERVSLSAGRSRFTLSSLSAHEFPLLDESSEGLGLSLGQENLKYLFDRVSFSMAQQDVRHYLNGMLLEVEGNILRAVATDGHRIALASVPMNVEVKEKKQVILPRKGVQELTRLLNLDADIELTLTENHLRVFSDEFTFSSKLIEGKFPDYRRVIPEGNDKLIVVDRDLLKQALVRVVILSNEKYRGVRAEFSQNTLKIGANNPEQEEAEDYLEVQYNDEPLEVGFNASYLQDILSVLSPGPIRLLAKDATGSVLIQESEDADSCYVVMPMRL